Genomic segment of Staphylococcus muscae:
CTGTCATTTTAACAGCTTGTGGTCAACAAAAAGAGGCGTCAAAAGAAGATAAGAAAATTGTTGTTGCAGCATCTCCTGCGCCTCATGCAGAAATTCTCGAAGAAGCCAAAGCATTATTAAAAGATAAAGGTTATGATTTAGAAGTAAAAGTAATCAATGACTACACAACACCTAACAAATTGTTAGATGCAGGTGAAATCGATGCGAATTTCTTCCAACACACACCATACTTAGAGACCGAAAAGAAAAATAAAAAATATAAAATCGAATCAGCAGGTAATGTTCACTTAGAACCAATGGCTGTCTATTCAAAAAAACATAAAAGCTTAAAAGATTTACCAGATGGCGCAGAGGTTTTCGTTTCTAACAACCCATCTGAACAAGGTCGTTTCCTTAAATTTTTTGTAGATGAAGGTTTAATTAAAATTAAAGATGGCGTTAAAATTCAAGACGCAACTTTTGATGATATTGTAGAAAACAAAAAAGACATTAAATTCAACAACAAACAAGCTGGAGAGTTCTTAACAAAAACGTATCAAAATAATGAAGGTGATGCGGTAATCATTAACTCTAACTTTGCAATTGAGCAAAAATTAAACCCACAAAAAGATTCTATTGCAGTTGAAAACAGCAAAGACAATCCATATACAAACTTAATCGCAGTTCAAGAAGGACATAAAGACGATGCAAAAATAAAAGCATTAATTGAAGTTTTACAATCAAAAGATATTCAAGATTTTATCATTAAGAAATATGACGGTGTAGTAACACCAGCTGAATAAATATAGCTTTGAAAATTAAATAAATTTCAAAGTGGGGAAAATGAGAAAGGGGTATTCCAATGAAAAAATTAAGACTATTTACACTATTGGTAGTTGTATTCGCTGTCGTTTTAACAGCATGTGGTCAACAAAAAGAGTCGTCAAAAGAAGATAAGAAAATCGTTGTTGCAGCATCACCGACACCGCATGGAGAAGTTGTGAAAAAAGCAGGAGATCTTTTGAAAAAAGACGGCTACGATGTTGAAGTGAGGGAAGTGAACGATTACAAAATTCCGAACAAGCTGCTTGATAAAGGAGATGTTGATGCAAATATGTTCCAACATGTCCCATATTTGAAAGCGGAACAAAAATCACATGGCTATCAGCTTGAAGAAGTTGGAAAGGTATTAACGACTCCGATGGGCGTATATAGCAAGAAGTATAAAAGTTTAAAAGACTTACCAGATGGTGCGAAAATATATGTTTCTAATAATCCAGCTGAAGAAGGACGTTTCTTATCATTCTTCGTGAAAGAAGGACTTATCAAAATTAAAGATGGTGTCAAAATTGAAGATGCTAAATTTGATGACATTGTAGAAAACAAAAAGAACATCGAATTCGATAATCAACAAGGTGCTGAATTCTTACCGAAAACATATAATAATGATGAAGGAGACGCAGTGATTTTGAACTCAAACTATGCAATTGATAACGGGTTAAAACCGCTAGAAGATTCTATTGCA
This window contains:
- a CDS encoding MetQ/NlpA family ABC transporter substrate-binding protein gives rise to the protein MRRLRIFTLLLFAFAVILTACGQQKEASKEDKKIVVAASPAPHAEILEEAKALLKDKGYDLEVKVINDYTTPNKLLDAGEIDANFFQHTPYLETEKKNKKYKIESAGNVHLEPMAVYSKKHKSLKDLPDGAEVFVSNNPSEQGRFLKFFVDEGLIKIKDGVKIQDATFDDIVENKKDIKFNNKQAGEFLTKTYQNNEGDAVIINSNFAIEQKLNPQKDSIAVENSKDNPYTNLIAVQEGHKDDAKIKALIEVLQSKDIQDFIIKKYDGVVTPAE
- a CDS encoding MetQ/NlpA family ABC transporter substrate-binding protein, translated to MKKLRLFTLLVVVFAVVLTACGQQKESSKEDKKIVVAASPTPHGEVVKKAGDLLKKDGYDVEVREVNDYKIPNKLLDKGDVDANMFQHVPYLKAEQKSHGYQLEEVGKVLTTPMGVYSKKYKSLKDLPDGAKIYVSNNPAEEGRFLSFFVKEGLIKIKDGVKIEDAKFDDIVENKKNIEFDNQQGAEFLPKTYNNDEGDAVILNSNYAIDNGLKPLEDSIAVEDESSPFANVLVVQKGHKDDKKFQDLIKALQSDEVRDFITKEYNGAVIPAK